Genomic window (Nicotiana sylvestris chromosome 7, ASM39365v2, whole genome shotgun sequence):
CCACTTAGTTTCCCAAGACAAGCCCCATACTTTTGGCCCATTAAACGAGGCAACAGACCCCAATTTTGAGGTAATGGACTATAGGGCCAGCCACGCCCACCCAATTAGAGGCTGTTAGCCCAAAAATCCAACTTTACACCCTCGCCTACGCGCCCCTATCACTACCTCAGAGATAACCTTTAATGGGGAAATTTCAACGGTCACCATGAACACTCAAGTGTCTCTCTTGGAACCACACTCAAATTCAGGTGAAAAGACACTCACCGTCCACTCCACAAGATCCCTAATTAATTCAGAATCCCTCTCCCCAGGCACAATTAACACTGCCTCTTCCACTGACCGAGATTTGACATCAAAGGTCACAATAATAGCTCAACCTATTAAGTTAATCACCCCTATTACTCAAAGTAGTAAATCTAAAAAAtacagaaatgaaaaaaaaaaaacaaataccaCCCTTCCTTGTGACCTCACTACCGCTACCACCGGAACCTACCAGCATCCTAGCTGGAGGTGTCGCTGCAGGGCCAGGGTTTAACCTACAATTTTACCCTGGGAAGCCAACCAATAACATTGATTGTCCAAAATCTGACTCATTTGGCAAGGGTAACCGTAGAAGCCCTGAACAAAGCCCTAACTGCCTTTGGTTCATGCCTGTGGCAGATGTTGGTGAACAAGGGCAACATGCAACCAACAATCGACCCACCGATGCTCAACAATCAAATGTCCCAAATCTTTCAATCAACACCGTTCTTCCCAGACATGGGAAGAGAGGACCCAGCAACGGAGCCGATCTTTGTGACCATCGACCCTCAAATCCACCAAATGCCATCATCTTATGCTCCACCAGAGAAGAGCACGTCCCCACCACTCAGCAACATCAAAAAGGAAATCAGCAAGGCCCTAGACCTCCTCGAAAGGAAAAACTCGACAGAGGCGGAAGGAACAATCTACGCCCCCTACGAACATACACGCTCTTACTGGACTCAGTCAGGGCGATCGAATTCAATGTGGAGACCAACGAGGTGCTAATGATTCTATGCCCCAGATCAATGACCAAATGTGGACCGAGCCTAGTGTCTCACCAATCCCAAGGATCCATCTGACTTCGGTACTCAGCTTAAAGAGGAAATCCCATTCGCAATACAAGGAATGGGGAACCCTAAGGAAGCTCACCACCCAAATAATCAACCACCCCTAATGAATTACATCATATAGAATGTTAGAAGGGGAACAATACTGAGTTCAAAAGGCAGTGTATGGAGATAGTCAAGTTGCACAAGCCAGCCATGCTCATTCTGCTGGAGACCAAAATGTCTGACCACAAGAAACTGGCTGAGGATCTTCAATTTGATCTGATAATCCAATCAACGGCCATTGGTCTATCTGGGGGGATTGTGATTATGTGGAAGGAGGACAGTGTTAGTGTTAGATGAGGTGGCCACCACCCCTCAAGGTATCCATGCCATGGTGAAGGTATTTATTCTCTTGGTTATTCCAGTCGTCATGCTCATTCTGTTGGAGACCAAAATGGCCGACCATAAAAAACTGGCTGAGGATCTTCAGTTTGATCTGATAATCCAATCACCGACCATTGGTCTATCTGGGGGGATTGTGATTATGTGGAAGGAGGACAACGTTAGTGTAAATGAGGTGGCCACCACCCCTCAAGGTATCCATGCCATGGTGAAGGTGCTCCCTAACCATACTCCTTGGTTATTCTCTGCTATTTATGCTAGTAATAATTTAGCAGATAAGAAACTCCTCTGGGAGAACTTAATTACCATCTCCAAAACTCTCACATACAACTGGTTTATGGGAGGAGACATCAATGAAGTCTTGAAAGCTAGGGACAAATTTGGGGGCAACCCGATAAACCCTAGTCGCAGCAACATGTTCTGGAATTGCATTAATGAATGCAAACTTTTAGACCTAGGCTACAAAGGTAGTAAATTCACTTGGTCTAATAAGAGATATAGCAATAGGGTCTCTCTGATCCTTGAAAGAATAGATAGGTGTTTTGCCAATGAGAGTTGGATCTCACAGTACCCTGAGACTACTCTGTTGCACCTACCTAGGACCCACTCTGACCACTGCCCCATCCAAGTTATCCTAAAAGGGAAACCCTCCAATAACTTGACTAGACCCTTTAGGTTTGAAACTATGTGGGCTAGCCACCTAACTTTCCCTAGTATCATCAATGAGGCCTTCAACGAAAAATTCCACCCTTCTACAATCCACTAAAGTCCTTCAAGAGAATTGTGACACAGTGGGACAGAGATACCTTTGACAACATTTtccataaaaaaaagaagaatctTAGCAAGAATTGTAGGAATCCAAAGATCCCCCAACTATCAATTCAGCAGTTACTTGTTAAACCTAGAAAACAACCTTTTTAGTGAGTTAAGACTCAATTTTAAAAAATGAAGAGGACTTGTGGAAGCTCAAATCTAGGATTAACTGGCTTCATGAGGGGGATGCCAACACCAAATTCTTCCACACTTCCACTcttaatagaagaagaagaagaagaagaagaaactgaatcctctctctctctcaaagaTGAGAGTGGGAATTGGCTCTATGACCAAAAAGACATCCAAACATCCATAATGAGCTTCTTCACCAACCTATATACCTCCCCCCACTCTCAAGCCCCCATCTCCACCACCAGTCAACTAACAATGTCTCATACCCTTTCTGACTCCCAAAGAGACAGATTGGACATGCCCCTTGAGATGAGGGAAATCAAAATGGTTATCTTCTCCCTCAAGCCTTTTAAGGCTCCTGGTCCTGATGGCCTCCACCCTTTTCTATCAAAAGTACTGGAGCATTGTGGGCAACTCTGTCTCTGACTTCTGCAAAAAATGCTTCTCTACTAACTCCCTAGAGGAGACCATGAACCAAACTCTGCTCTGTCTCATCCTAAAATTCCCCCAAGCCTCAATGCTGAAAAACTTCAGACCAATTGGACTTTGCAACACAATCTAAGTCCATCACCAAGATCATTGTTAATAGAATCAAGCCAATGCTACCTGATATCATAGGGCCTAGCCAGGCCCATCTCCTTTCTAATAGAAGAGTCTCTGACAATGCTATCATTGTGCAAGAGTACATCACTCATTTTAGGAAAGTGAAGGGGAAACAAGGCAACATGATCCTCAGACATGATCTGGAAAAAGCCTTTGATAGGCCGGAATGGTCCTTCATCAGGGACACACTCCATACTTTCAACTTTCCCTCGAGGTTGACCAAGCTCATTATGTCTTGCATTAGCTCTTCCAGCATCTCAATCCTTGTTAATGGAGGGAAGGCTGAAGCCTTTAAGCCCTCCAGAGGCATCAAACAAGGAGATCCAATATCTCTTTATCTTTTCATAATGTGTATGGAGAGGCTATCCAGGTCAATAGACAAGGTAGTTCCAGACAATCAATGGCAACCCATAAGTATCAGCAGGTCTGGTCCTAAAATATTGCACCTCCATATACTCAATCTTGCAGTCCTTCAATGAGAGCTCTGGTCAAAAAATCAATCTTACTAAGTCAAGAGTGTTATTCTCCTCCAACACACCCCAGGATACCATGGAAAACCTCACCAATGCTCTATCAATCCAAGCTACCACCTCATTTGGTAAATACCTTGATTTTCTCATCTTCCATAAGAAAGCCACTAGTGCAGATTTTCAGTTCATAATTGATAATATGCAATCCAAACTGGCTGGCTGGAAAACCAGTTGTCTCAACATGACTGGCAGGACCATCCTGGCCAAGTCTTCCCTAAATAGTATCCCTAACcatgtcatgtagtatatcaaTTTGCCCACTAAAATCACCAAACAAATTGATAGAATCTAAAGGAACTTTATCTGGGGCACCACCCCAGATTGGAAAAAAATGCATCTAATAAACTAGGATAGGGCTACTAAAAAGAAGGTCGATGGAGGGTTAGGGCTCCAAATGGCTTATTTGAAAAACAAAGCAGCCCTTGTAAATCTGGCATGGAGGACTTATCACAACACAACAAGCTTATGGGCCAGAGTCCTCATCTCTAAACATTGTAATTGGAACCATACCTTTAGATACCCTAAATATCTCCTACCTGGCAATGCATCCTCAAAGGATGGGATATTCGCAGGAAGGCAATTATATGGGTAGTCCATTAGGGAAACATGGTTAACTTCCTGAATGATGTTTGGATCCCTAACTGGCCAGCAATTAGGTACATAATTGAAGGCTCCCTTTCTCAAAATGATCTAATTGCCAAAATAGACATTGTCTATCATGGATTTGGGATTTATGGTAGACAAATCATGGATTTGGGATTTTTCTACCATATCCATGGACCGCCACCAAACATCTCCAGCATGATCAATTCTGTCTTCATACCCTCAAATCCTACCAAAGATGACAAACTAATATGGGGATTAACTGCTAATGGGTATTTCACCAACAGCTCTGCTTACTCCTTCCTTAGCAAAACCAAAAACAATGTTGAAATAGAAGAGGAAAAAACTTTCAATTGGATCTGGAAACTTCAAACACCCAACAAAATCAAGAAATTCATCTGGCTTCTTACCCACAAAAGATTACCTACAGGAGGTTACCTTCACAGAATTGGGGTTAACTGTAACCCAATGCTGTTTTTGCCACAATTTTGAAGAAACAAGCGACCACATCTTCTTTGATTGCATAAATGC
Coding sequences:
- the LOC138874042 gene encoding uncharacterized protein, with protein sequence MVKVFILLVIPVVMLILLETKMADHKKLAEDLQFDLIIQSPTIGLSGGIVIMWKEDNVSVNEVATTPQGIHAMVKVLPNHTPWLFSAIYASNNLADKKLLWENLITISKTLTYNWFMGGDINEVLKARDKFGGNPINPSRSNMFWNCINECKLLDLGYKGSKFTWSNKRYSNRVSLILERIDRCFANESWISQYPETTLLHLPRTHSDHCPIQVILKGKPSNNLTRPFRFETMWASHLTFPSIINEAFNEKFHPSTIH